The Actinoplanes sp. N902-109 genomic interval GGCCGAGCGCCGGGCCATCGAGCGGTTCCTCGCCGGGGCGGTCGATCTCGACGACGTGGTGCATCGCACAGTGCGCCTGCTCGCCCAGTTGACCCGCCAGGTCGCCGTCGTGCAATATCCCAGCCTGGCCCGCTCCTCGGTGCGCCACCTGGAGCTGGTGCCGATTTCCAGCACCCGGCTGATGCTGGTGATGATCGCCGACACCGGCCGGGTCGAGCAGCGCCTGGTGGAGCTGCCCGGGCCGACCAGCAACGACGACGTGCTCGACCTGCGCCGCAAGGTCAACACCAAGCTGGCCGGGCAGAAGCTCGCCGACACGCCGCCGCTGGTGCAGGCGCTGGTCGACGAGTGCGCACCGGAGCGGCGCATCACCATGGCTTGCCTGGCGTCCGTTCTGCTGGAGACGCTCGTCGAGCGCAGTGACGAACGTCTCGCCCTGGCCGGCACGGCTAATCTCACCCGCGGCGGTGTGCTGGATTTCCAGGGTTCGCTGCGGCCGGTGCTCGAGGCGCTCGAGGAGGAGGTCATCCTGCTCAAGCTGATCGGCGAGGTGGAGCCCAGCACCACCCGGGTGCGCATCGGCGACGAGAACGAGATCGACAACCTGCGGGCGGCCTCGGTCGTCAGCACGGGTTACGGACCGGGTACGACAATCGTTGGTGGCCTCGGTGTACTGGGGCCGACCCGGATGGACTACCCCGGCACGATCGCCACCGTACGTGCAGTGGCACGCTACGTTGGCGACTTGCTGGCACAGAATTGACAGGAAAGACTGACGCCGCTCTCCGGCGCGCGTAGCGCGGGGCAGACATGAGGACTCGAACACCTGTGGCCAAGGACTACTACGGAATTCTCGGCGTCAGCCGTGAAGCCACCGACGACGAGATCAAGCGTGCCTATCGCAAGCTCGCCCGTCAGTACCACCCGGACATCAACCCGGATCCCGAGGCGCACGAGAAGTTCAAGGACATCAACGCGGCCTACGAGGTCCTGTCCGACGACCAGAAGCGCCAGATCGTCGATCTCGGCGGCGACCCGCTCGCGCCCGGCGGCGGTGGTGCCGGCGGTCCCGGCGGCCCGGCCGGTGCCGGCCCGTTCGTCGGCTTCCAGGACATCATGGACGCGTTCTTCGGCACGGCCGCCGGCGGTGGCTCCCGGGGCCCGCGTCCGCGCACCCGTCCCGGCGCCGACGCGATCCTGCGCCTCGAGCTCGACCTGGTCGAGACGGCGTTCGGTGTGGAAGCCCCGATCACCGTCGACACGGCCGTGCTGTGCACCCAGTGCTCCGGCGCCGGCACCGCCCCCGGCACCCACCTCGCCACCTGCGAGACCTGCCAGGGCCGCGGCGAGGTGCAGTCGGTGCAGCGCACCTTCCTCGGCCAGGTCGTCTCGTCCCGCCCCTGCACCACCTGCCAGGGTCACGGCACGATCATCCCGCACCCCTGCCCCACCTGCGCCGGTGACGGCCGCATCCGTACCCGCCGCTCGCTGACCGTCAAGATCCCGGCCGGCGTCGAGGACGGCATGCGCATCCGCCTGGCCCAGCAGGGCGAGGTCGGCCCCGGCGGCGGCACGGCCGGTGACCTCTACGTCGAGATCCACGAGCGCCCCCACGACGTCTACTCCCGCAAGGGCGACGACCTGCACTGCCGCGTCACCCTGCCGATGACAGCGGCGGCGCTGGGCACCCGGCTGACCATCAAGACCCTCGACTCCGAGGAGAACATCGAGGTCAAGCAGGGCACCCAACCGGCCTCCACCCTGCGGGTCCGCGGCAAGGGCGTGCCCCACCTGCGGGGCCAGGGCCGCGGCGACCTCTTCGTGCACCTCGACGTCAGGACGCCGACCAAGCTCACCCCCGATCAGGAACGCATGCTGCGCGACTTCGCCAAGACCCGCGGCGAGGACATCGCCGAGCTCAGCAAGCAGGGTGGCTTCTTCTCCCGGATGCGCGACGCCTTCAACGGTCACTGACGCAGGAGCATGCACCGGCCGCTAGGAGGCCGGCTGTTCGCGGCCGCGGAACGTCGCGCGATAAGCGCTGGGTGAGACGCTGAGCTGGGCCTGGAAGTGCAACCGCATCGACCCCGCCGTGCCGAACCCGGAGGCGGCGGCCACCTCATCGATCGTCTGGCCGGTGCGTTCCAGCAGCGCGCAGGCTCGCTCGATGCGTTGCTGGGTGAGCCACAAGCCCGGTGAGGTGCCGAGCTCGTCGCGGAAGCGCCGGGTGAACGTCCGGGTGCTCGTGGCCTCCTGGGTGGCCAGTTCTCGCAGCGTGATGGGCCGATGGAGGTTCTCGAGGGCCCAGGCGCGGGCCCGGCGGGTCGAGGAGATGTGCGGATCGGGCATCGGCCGGGTGAGATATTGCGCCTGGCCGCCGTCGCGGTGCGGAGGGACGACGGTCCCACGAGCCACCTCGTTGGCAACCGCGGCGCCGTGGTCGCTGCGGATCATGTGCAGGCAGAGGTCGATGCCGGCGGCGGCCCCGGCCGAGGTGAGCACGTCGCCGTCTGCGGTGTAAAGGACGCCGAGGTCGAAGGTGACATCGGGGAAGAGCGCCCGGGCCCGCTCGGACGAGCGCCAGTGCGTGGTGGCCCGGCGGCCGGTCAGGAACCCCGCCGCGGCCAGCACGAACACCCCCGCACAGATGGAGGCGATGCGGGTGCCGGGCCGGATGGCCGCCAGCGCCGCGGCCAGCTCGGGTTCGAGCGGCCCCTCCCGCGGTTCGTAGTCGACGTCCGATGCCGGGACGACGACGGTGCCGGCCTCGGCGAGCGCTTCGGGTCCGTGGGTGACGGTGATGGCGAAGTCCGCGTCCGTACGGATCTCGCCGGGCACCACAGCGCAGGACACGACGTCGTAGAGCGCCGCGCCGCCGGCCGAGCGGGCCTGGCCGAACAGCCGGTGAACGATGCTCAGCTCGAACGGGAGCACCCCGTCCCGGGCCAGGACAGCCACGCGATGGCGGCCGTCGCGGGCGAATACCGTCATGGCCCGATCTTCACACATGTTGGCCATCGGGCCACTCGTCGTGCCGATCCCGCCGCTACAGGATCGGATCATGAACGTTTTCTGGATTCAGGCACACCCCGATCCCCGTTCGCTCAACGGCTTCCTGGCCGCGCAGGGGCAGCGGGCGCTCCGGGCGCAGGGCCACGACGTCGAGGTGTCGGACCTGTACGCCATGGGCTGGAACCCGGTCGTCGACGCGGCGAGCTACGCGCACGACCCGGCCGAGCGCTTCCACGTCGCCGCAGCCGCCAAGCAGGCGCACGGGCGCGGTGCGGTCAGCGCCGACATCCGCGCTGAGCAGGAGAAGCTGGATCGCGCGGACACGATCGTCGTCCAGTTCCCGATGTGGTGGTTCGGGATGCCCGCCATCCTCAAGGGCTGGCTGGACCGGGTCTGGCACCAGGGGTACGCGTATGGCCTCCGTGGCCCCGACGGTGCGTGGATCGGCTACGGGGACGGCTTCCTCGCGGGCAAACGGGCGCTGGCGGTCGTGACCATGGGCGGCCCGCCGTGGTTCTACGGTGAGCGCGGCATCCACGGCTTCGTCGATGACCTGCTGTTCCCGTTGCAGCACGGGATGTTCTTCTATGCCGGCGCCACGGTGCTTCCCCCGGTGCTGATCCCGGGTGCGGACAGGTTCACGCCCGAGGACGGCGAGAACGCGGCCAAGGAACTCCGCGAGCGGCTGCTCACCGTGCCGACGACCGAACCTATCCCGTACCGGCCGCAGCACGGTGGGGACTACGACGAGCGGCTCGTGCTGCGCCCCGAGGTGGCGCCGGGCCGCACCGGGCTTCGGGTGCATCGGGCCTGACCGGGCCTGTCTGTGCCGGGCCGACAGCCCTGCCGCAGATGTGACCGCTGCTCGTGGTGGCGCGGGCGGTAGCGTTCATGGGGTGTCCGCGCCGCTGTTTCTTGTCGATGATCTGCCTGCCTCGTCCCGGTTCACGCTCGGGGGCAAGGAGGGCCACCATGCCGCCGATGTGCAGCGGCTGAAGGTGGGGGAGGCGTTGCTGCTCTCCGACGGGCGTGGGGGGCTGGCGCAGGCCGAGGTGGCCGCGGTCGGACGGAGCAGCATCGACCTGCGGGTGGGCGAGCGGACGTTCGTGCCGGCCGGCGATCCGCGGCTGGTCGTGGTGCAGGGCATCGCCAAGGGCGACCGGGGTGAGCTGGCGGTGCAGGCCATGACCGAGGTCGGCGTCGACGAGATCGTGCCGTGGGCCGCTTCCCGCAGTGTGGCGCAGTGGCGCGGTGACCGGGGCGTGCGGGCGCGCGAGAAGTGGGTGTCGACCGTACGGGAGGCAGCCAAGCAAGCTCGCCGGCCATGGCTGCCGGTGGTGGCCGGAGATCCGGACGTGTCGACCAAGAAGGTCGAAGCGCGGCTGGGGCCGGCCGCAGCCGCGTTCGTGCTGCACGAGGAGGCGTCCGACCGGCTGACTGCGGCCAAGCTGCCCGAGTCGGGGGAGATCGTGCTGGTGGTGGGACCCGAGGGCGGGATCAGCGACCAGGAGCTGGGGGCGTTCGTGGCGGCCGGGGCGCATCCGGTCAAGCTCGGTGACTCGGTGCTGCGCACGTCCACGGCGGGCATGGCGGCGCTGTCCGTGCTGAACGCCCGCCTCGACCGCTGGTAGCGCCGCGGGAGGAACAGCCGCTCGGACCGCTGGTGGCGCTTCAGGGGCGGACGGCCGCTGGTGACGTGCAGGTGAGGCTAGCCTAAGCTTCGGCGCATGGTCCTGACCCGTCCACCGGCGCCGCCGCGACCGCAGCCGGCCGCAGCCGGGCTGGCCGGGACCGAGGCGAGACGGGCGACCGGCCTGCTGCTGTGCGTGCTGCTGCTGGCCGTGGTGTGCCTGCTCAGCATCGCGCTCGGCACCCGGACCATCGCGCTGCACACCGTCTGGGAGGCGTTCTTCCACCACGCCGACACCGACGACCAGTCGATCGTGCGGGACCTGCGGGTGCCCCGGACGATCCTGGGGCTGCTGGCCGGGGTCGCGTTCGGACTGTCCGGCGCGGTCATCCAGGCGGTCACCCGCAACCCGCTGGCCGACACCCAGGTGCTGGGCATCAACTCCGGTGCCGCGCTGTTCGTCGTGCTCGCGGTCGGGGTGTTCGGGCTGACCAGCCTCAGCCAGTACCTGTGGTTCGGCTTCGCTGGGGTCGCGGTGGCACTCACCCTGGTGTATCTGCTCGGGTCGGTGGGGCGGGGCGGCGCCACCCCGGTGCGGTTGACACTGGCCGGCATCGCCCTTGGCGCGGTCATGGACGGGTTGTCCAGCGGCATCCGGCTGGTGCGCCCGCGGGCGTTCGACTATCTGCGGTTCTGGGACATCGGGGCGCTCGGCGGCCGGCCGCTCGACGTGGCCACCACGATTCTGCCGTTCGTCCTGGCGGGCCTGGTGCTGGCGCTGTTCGTGGCGCGCGAGCTCAACGCCGTGGCGCTCGGCGACGACCTGGCACGCACGCTCGGGGCGAGTGTCGGGCGCACCCGGCTGCTGGCCACGGTCTCGGTGATGCTGCTGACCGGGGCCGCGACCGCCGCGGTCGGGCCGATCGGGTTCGTCGGGCTGATGGTGCCGCATGTGGTGCGCTGGATCGTCGGGCCGGACCAGCGCTGGATCTTCGCCTGGACCACGGTGCTCGGGCCGGTGCTGCTGCTGGTCGCCGACATCGTGGGCCGGCTGGTGGTGCGCCCCGGCGAGCTGCGGGTGGGCGTGGTGACCGCGTTCGTCGGCGCACCGGTGCTGATCTGGTACGTCCGCCGGGGCCGGGCGAGCGGCCGATGAGCATCGATTTCGGTCGCCGGGTCGTCGTGCTGCGCCCCACCCGGCACACCTCGGCGCGCATCTCGCTCAAGCCGTTGCTGGTCACGGTCGCGCTGACGCTCGCGGCGCTCGCGGTGGGCGTGCTGGCCCTGGGTACGGGTGAGTTCACGCTGAGCCCCGCGCAGGTGGTCGAGGCGCTGGCCGGCGAGGGCACCCGGGCCGCGCGGCTGGTGGTGGTCGAGTGGCGGCTGCCCCGGGTGCTGCTCGCGCTGATCCTCGGCGCCGCGCTGGGGCTGTCCGGCGCGATCTTCCAAGCGCTCACCCGCAACCCGCTGGGCAGCCCGGACGTCATCGGTTTCAACACCGGGGCGTACACCGGCGTGCTGATCGTGACGGTGCTCATGGGCAACGGCTACTACCTGCTCGCGGGTGGTGCACTGGTCGGTGGCCTGGCCACTGCGGCGGTCGTCTACCTGCTCGCCTTCTCGCGCGGGGTGCAGGGCTTCCGGCTGATCATCGTGGGCATCGCGGTCAGCGCCATGCTGGCATCGGCCAACCAGTGGTTCATCACCACGATGGACCTGCAGGCCGCGTACGCCGCCGCGCTGTGGGGCCAGGGTTCCCTCAACGGGCTCGGCTGGGCGCAGGTCACCCCCGCTGCGGTTGCGGTGGGTGCGCTCTGTCTCGCCCTTCTGCTGTACGGACCCCGCCTGGCGGTGCTGGAGATGGGCGAGGACGCGGCTGCCGCCCTGGGTGTGCGGGTGCAGCCGGTGCGGTTGGCGTACCTGGTCATCGGGGTTGCCTTGACCGCTGTCGCGACGGCCACAGCGGGACCGGTCTCGTTCGTGGCGCTCGCGGCGCCGCAGCTCGCCCAGCGGCTGACCCGTACCCCCGGCATCGCGTTGCTCCCCTCGGCGGCGATGGGCGCGTTCCTGTTGATGCTCAGCGACTGGCTCGCCCAGCGAGTGTTCGCACCGACCCAGCTGCCGGTCGGCGTGGTCACCGTGGCGGTGGGCGGCCTCTATTTCGTCTGGCTGTTGATCCGCCAGGCTCGTCGGTAAGGGAACGGATCATGGGGCTGGCCGCGCGCGACATCACCGTCGGGTACGACAAGAAGACGATCAGCGAGCACCTGTCGCTGGAGGTCCTGCCGGGCCGGTTCACCGCGATCATCGGGCCGAACGCCTGCGGCAAGTCCACCCTGCTGCGGGCGCTGTCCCGGCTGCTCAAGCCGGCGGCCGGCGAGGTGCTGCTGGACGGCCGGGACATCCACTCGCGACCGGCCAAGGAAGTGGCCCGCCGGTTGGGGCTGCTGCCGCAGTCGTCCGTCGCGCCGGACGGCATCACGGTGGCCGAGCTGGTTGCCCGGGGC includes:
- the hrcA gene encoding heat-inducible transcriptional repressor HrcA; the protein is MSLDDRKLEVLRAIVEDYVATQEPVGSKALVERHQLGVSPATVRNDMAVLEEEGYIRQPHTSAGRVPTDAGYRLFVDRLSRVKALSPAERRAIERFLAGAVDLDDVVHRTVRLLAQLTRQVAVVQYPSLARSSVRHLELVPISSTRLMLVMIADTGRVEQRLVELPGPTSNDDVLDLRRKVNTKLAGQKLADTPPLVQALVDECAPERRITMACLASVLLETLVERSDERLALAGTANLTRGGVLDFQGSLRPVLEALEEEVILLKLIGEVEPSTTRVRIGDENEIDNLRAASVVSTGYGPGTTIVGGLGVLGPTRMDYPGTIATVRAVARYVGDLLAQN
- the dnaJ gene encoding molecular chaperone DnaJ, translated to MAKDYYGILGVSREATDDEIKRAYRKLARQYHPDINPDPEAHEKFKDINAAYEVLSDDQKRQIVDLGGDPLAPGGGGAGGPGGPAGAGPFVGFQDIMDAFFGTAAGGGSRGPRPRTRPGADAILRLELDLVETAFGVEAPITVDTAVLCTQCSGAGTAPGTHLATCETCQGRGEVQSVQRTFLGQVVSSRPCTTCQGHGTIIPHPCPTCAGDGRIRTRRSLTVKIPAGVEDGMRIRLAQQGEVGPGGGTAGDLYVEIHERPHDVYSRKGDDLHCRVTLPMTAAALGTRLTIKTLDSEENIEVKQGTQPASTLRVRGKGVPHLRGQGRGDLFVHLDVRTPTKLTPDQERMLRDFAKTRGEDIAELSKQGGFFSRMRDAFNGH
- a CDS encoding GlxA family transcriptional regulator encodes the protein MTVFARDGRHRVAVLARDGVLPFELSIVHRLFGQARSAGGAALYDVVSCAVVPGEIRTDADFAITVTHGPEALAEAGTVVVPASDVDYEPREGPLEPELAAALAAIRPGTRIASICAGVFVLAAAGFLTGRRATTHWRSSERARALFPDVTFDLGVLYTADGDVLTSAGAAAGIDLCLHMIRSDHGAAVANEVARGTVVPPHRDGGQAQYLTRPMPDPHISSTRRARAWALENLHRPITLRELATQEATSTRTFTRRFRDELGTSPGLWLTQQRIERACALLERTGQTIDEVAAASGFGTAGSMRLHFQAQLSVSPSAYRATFRGREQPAS
- a CDS encoding NAD(P)H-dependent oxidoreductase — protein: MNVFWIQAHPDPRSLNGFLAAQGQRALRAQGHDVEVSDLYAMGWNPVVDAASYAHDPAERFHVAAAAKQAHGRGAVSADIRAEQEKLDRADTIVVQFPMWWFGMPAILKGWLDRVWHQGYAYGLRGPDGAWIGYGDGFLAGKRALAVVTMGGPPWFYGERGIHGFVDDLLFPLQHGMFFYAGATVLPPVLIPGADRFTPEDGENAAKELRERLLTVPTTEPIPYRPQHGGDYDERLVLRPEVAPGRTGLRVHRA
- a CDS encoding 16S rRNA (uracil(1498)-N(3))-methyltransferase encodes the protein MSAPLFLVDDLPASSRFTLGGKEGHHAADVQRLKVGEALLLSDGRGGLAQAEVAAVGRSSIDLRVGERTFVPAGDPRLVVVQGIAKGDRGELAVQAMTEVGVDEIVPWAASRSVAQWRGDRGVRAREKWVSTVREAAKQARRPWLPVVAGDPDVSTKKVEARLGPAAAAFVLHEEASDRLTAAKLPESGEIVLVVGPEGGISDQELGAFVAAGAHPVKLGDSVLRTSTAGMAALSVLNARLDRW
- a CDS encoding iron chelate uptake ABC transporter family permease subunit, yielding MVLTRPPAPPRPQPAAAGLAGTEARRATGLLLCVLLLAVVCLLSIALGTRTIALHTVWEAFFHHADTDDQSIVRDLRVPRTILGLLAGVAFGLSGAVIQAVTRNPLADTQVLGINSGAALFVVLAVGVFGLTSLSQYLWFGFAGVAVALTLVYLLGSVGRGGATPVRLTLAGIALGAVMDGLSSGIRLVRPRAFDYLRFWDIGALGGRPLDVATTILPFVLAGLVLALFVARELNAVALGDDLARTLGASVGRTRLLATVSVMLLTGAATAAVGPIGFVGLMVPHVVRWIVGPDQRWIFAWTTVLGPVLLLVADIVGRLVVRPGELRVGVVTAFVGAPVLIWYVRRGRASGR
- a CDS encoding iron chelate uptake ABC transporter family permease subunit, with translation MSIDFGRRVVVLRPTRHTSARISLKPLLVTVALTLAALAVGVLALGTGEFTLSPAQVVEALAGEGTRAARLVVVEWRLPRVLLALILGAALGLSGAIFQALTRNPLGSPDVIGFNTGAYTGVLIVTVLMGNGYYLLAGGALVGGLATAAVVYLLAFSRGVQGFRLIIVGIAVSAMLASANQWFITTMDLQAAYAAALWGQGSLNGLGWAQVTPAAVAVGALCLALLLYGPRLAVLEMGEDAAAALGVRVQPVRLAYLVIGVALTAVATATAGPVSFVALAAPQLAQRLTRTPGIALLPSAAMGAFLLMLSDWLAQRVFAPTQLPVGVVTVAVGGLYFVWLLIRQARR